The sequence ACATAGGAGAAGTTCATTCataggaagaaagaaaaaaaaaaaaagagtggaAAATCCCGATATCAAACAAGTGATGGTCCTAATGTGTTTAGGAATAGCGAATATGTATCCTTGATCATCAAGGAAAGGGTCTTGCATAGAAATCGGTGATCGTTTCTTAGcaaatattgttttttattttttttatagatagTCTGGGTGAAGAATTAGAAAGCTCGTTTGTTTTGCTTATAAACAGTAATATTTTCTTACAGATAATCTTTACACAGCTATTTGAAATCCAGGTGAATTAAGAGTTGGAAAACTGGTTCAAATTGTCCTTTAGGTTTAGGAATTGTTAATGCTTCTTTCTTGAGTATCAAGAAAACGGTTTTACTTGTAAGTAAACAGTAATATGTGTTCTCCATAACTCCCAAGATCCCCTCAAATACAAGTAACAATATTGTTTGTTTCAGAAACTAATTAAGTCATCAAAACTCACAATCAATACTTAAGCACTGATGAGGGCTAAACGACATTATGTATTTTATGATGACGACCATGAGGATACTGGAACTTAGGtgaccataaaaaataaaatatttattttcggAATAAaatcttttggtttctttttacTTGGCATGCATTAAATTATAACTTAATCTATCCCTCGAATAGATTATTATAACTTAATATTCTATCTCTCGCATAAATTATAAGTTAAAAGTTAACAATTTGATCCCATAACACGAGCTTTGGCCCAAATTGAAGCGAATCGGTTCAGCTCCCTTCCCGCCTCCTTAGCCGTTCCGAGCGTCTAGTTGGACGTGCTGAATTGTTTCTGGACGACCGTAACTCTTCAGACGATGGTAACCCTTCAGTAGATGACGACGTAGATGTTGGCGGTTCCCAGTCAGAATCAGATGACGGTAGCTGAGATGGTGATGAACCTGACTCATCATCAGCTTCAGAAGCTGGACTTGCTGCTGGAAATGTCTGTGGGTGGCTGACGCGGATGATGGCTGCGCTGCCGAAGCCGAAGCCGATGCTGTGTACGAGCTCGAGGCGTGGGTTGAATGCAGTCCCTCTAATACTCTCAATAATATGCGAATCTTGAAGACGTTTGCCGTTGAAGAATAGGGTTTGCTGGGATACATTTATCCCTAGTAAAGTATCAATATGTTGCTTTATAGATTCCAGAGTCTCAGCCAGGCTCACCTTAAAAACTTTGTCATTATGCCCTTTACGCTCCACAACCAAGTTGTGGTAGTTCCTGAAAATAAAACCTCAAAATAAGGATTTGTATtgttgttttaatttgtttttaaatcattaaaaaaaacaattaagaaGAAGTGTTTGAGAATGGGTAATTAAGTCGCATAATATATGGGTCTTGCTTTGGATTTTCAGAAGCTTTATTTGATGGTGCAATTCAGGGAGTAACATTACTGTACgtaacaacaaacaaaacaaaaaagtaggATACATACCCGAACATCTCCATCCCCTCCCTTGCTACGCCTTCGTTACGGGAATTGGCTTCTACTCTCAGAAGTTGATTCTCCTCCTCGCCAACTGCATTACCGTCATTGGCTACTACTCCCTGAAGTTGATCCTCCTCCTCGCCAACTGCGTTACCGTCATTGGCTGCTACTCCCCGAAGATCCTTCTCCTCTCCAACTACGTTGCCGTCATTGGCTGTTACTCCCTGAAGATCCTCCTCCTCTCCAACTACGTTACCATCATTGGCTGCTACTCCTTGACCGTGATGGGGATCTTCGCCAACCACGTTATCATCACTGACTGCTACCTGACCCTCAACAACGATTCTTGTCCAGGTTGTTCATCCATTGTACGTAAAATCACAAACTATATTTATGaagtaagaaagaaaagaagcaacAATGAAAAAGATATGATCGAGAAGAGAAGCTTGTGTGCATGCACAATGGgggtagagagagagggctgtATATATAATAGCTCTGTGATCAAGTAAATCACtatctatttcttctttttccttactGTTTTGGGATAATAGCTCCTGACTTAATTACACTTTTTGATATATCCCAGTTTGTTTTGGGATAGTAGCTCCTCACTTGCCCTTTTTTATATGGCGGCTTGGGATAGTAAAGCTCCTCACTCGCCCTTTTGGATATCCAGTTTGGTTTGGGATAACAGCTAGCTCCTGACTTTGGAGTACATACCAAACTATCCCAAATAAGTTTCTTGAATGGTTGTGCCAACAGCGATTCCTATAGAAGCCCAAATGTGTGCTATTGGTTTGTCTTTGGctgtttttaaaaacaaaaagcaaaacaaaattaaaaaagaaaattttgaacccAGCATTGGTCTGTTCACCATATGTGTTCCAAAATTGACCATGTACCCACACCAAATCCAACCCTTCTAATGCATCAAACCCAGGAAAACATATGGTTCAAACCTAACCTACTAAGCCACCACCGCGTCGCCACCGCTCTCCTGATTCACTGCCATTGCAGATATATGTTTTCCTTGCTTAATCTTAATATCCATATgagaacaaattttttttctttttctttctgatcATATATCTTCAATATTATTTGAATGCAAAAAATACAGCCACATTTATGGCCATATAGTTGATAGGGGAATTTTCCTTGGGCAATATATGTGGATATTTAGTCTTTTTTTATCTGTCTCATTGACCTCTTTGGGGAGCCGGTCTTGAGTCCTACTGAAGCCATTTATGGGGGTGTGCAAAGAGTATGAAACAACGAGTCGTTTTATGGTGAGGGTGTCATATATGGATTATAGATGTGGACTTTCATTTTAGCCACATGATTCATCTGAATAGTAACCTCACTTAAGTTTAATATGAAATGATCTTGTAGCTGATATGAAGGTCCGAGGGGGTCTATATCTGGCATATGCGGAACTGCGATTGAGGGAaggcttttcttctttcctcaGCTTTCCTCATTTTATCGCACTCGATGAAACGGAGAGCAAAAGAACCTTGACTTTAGCAAACTAAGAGACAAGCAAGGATGGGAAGCTACTGACCCTCGTTTAGTAGAACCTAGTGAGGGAAGAGCACCCGCTGCTCTTGCTATATTAGTGTTATAGTAGGGCACGCTACTCCTTCCTTTAGGAACAATGGCCGACTAGTCTCTTACACAAGTATTGGTGGAGTCGCACGCATAGCTccctgtttcttttttagtgTACATACCTTGGCTCGGGGTTTATTCTTTATTAATAAGTGGTTTAGCACCTCACTGTAAAATTTCGCATGAAAACATAGTAATATTAGTAAAATGGGCTGCATGAAAGCCTTTTGCATTGGAGCCTAATAAAGTCGGGAATTATACTCGCAACGCAAAAGCCTGTAGATTCAGTATTATCAAACCAAAATCCAACGTCGGAATTACCGTAATGtcatagaaaaataaaacatatttcCACCAAACTCTCACtgcattaattaaaataaaaataaaagctgTATAGGTGATGAATTGAGAAAAGCCAACAAACTGTCTCCCATCTGTCGTCGTCAATACACAAATAAAGGACTTGCCCTCCTTTCATTTATGTTAgtattttttccttcaatatttcaattattattctACGGGCTAGATGGCAGACCAGAGATGGCTTATAGAGGCAAAAGCTGGTTCAGCACTTACACGATGGGATCCccaaaagttaaaaacaaGAACTGCACTGCACTCTGATCTGATTGGTAGAGTATATTATTAACTACTGTACGTAGATTATATTGATTAGTGAAAGAATTAAGCACTTCATTACATCGAAACACAACAAATTAAGCATCtcaaaaagtaaataatatatttctaAAATGCAGAATCCATCCTTCAATTCCTAGTTTTTTAGTTATAGAATTGATCATCTTGTAGTGTAATGTAAACTCATGGACTAAACGACCACAATTGGAGCAGCAGAACCCAACATTCAATCTCTCAACCTCCAGATTATTCATCATAATCTCAACGCCTCAACGCCCTTAATTGCTTGAACATAATTTGCAAGCCTCTTTACACGATGTGCCGGAGGCATATTATGAACAATGCAGTCTTCCACAATACTCCTAACTAGCTTCAATCCTTTAATTGGACCCATCGCAGCAACCATGTCATTCTATTcatttacaaataaataaaaaataattagaagTCATATTTCTCTTCTCACTCCACCTGTGTGggaagaacaaataaaataaatttacaaatttgagaatgtgaaggtaaaaagTTCCACATTGAAAAGTTAGAAAACCTTGTAAGGGCTTATAAGAAGTTGGGCTACCCACCCAATTACCAATTGGTTTTGAGGTGGAACCTCAATTTCCttcaacaaatacaatgaTCAAAAGTAGGGAAAAAACACTAACATTTGGGCGGAGATAAATGGAACAGCCTGTTAGTTTTTCAAGTTCCTGCATTCCAATTACATTATGAGAAAAGAATACATAAACGACAAGCAGAAAAAAGTAAACATGATATAGAACACTTTTATGCACCTGTATCGGGAGAGTCATGAGCAATTTCTTCCGGGAAACATATTTATCCTGCATAAACACATTACAAgatattagaaagaaaaaaaaaaagaagcaaataaCTGAGCTTTTGCATATTTCCATCATTACGGAGAGCTCCGGCTCTTCATGTGATAGAGAGCATAACACCAGAAGTTTTTTAACACCATCATCATTACAGACATCCAAGaagttttttaatacaagtgatattctactttaatttaatccaAACTATGCGGAGGGGGTTACGAACTCGGATACAGAGTGGGAATAAGTCATATTTTATTGTCACATTAATTCTTTTATCACCACACCCTAACCAATTGTAAAcctttttaaattcaaatatcatgcTATATAGTACTCTTGAAAATTTAATGATTCTGCATCATAAGTACAGAAGAATGCTTATGAGAACATAAATAActacacacaaacaaaaattgaaggaaatttAAGAAATACCCACCGTCTTGATCCCAAATTTTGAGCAAAGCCCACCTAAATGATACCCAGTGTAGATAAGGTAACATGGCATTCCGTACATTACTTTTAATGCCTGGATCAAAATGTTGCACACTCAAATCAGAAGTTTATTAAATAGAAGAAAGCtctataaaaagaaaaaaaaaaagaaaaaaagaagaagaaatcagtTCAATGAGAACAGAAATCCTTGGAGGATTCAAGCAGAAAGGAAAAGTCACAATAAGTTTCTATAATTAATAGTAGATACATTGAACTTGAGCTTTCCATTGAGATGTAAatattctaaaataaaataaatatatatgcgATTACCgtgagagaaaaaggaataatcACTCTTGAAGAATAACTCGTAGGTTACCATAAGaaacaataagaaaatatttgacaTTTGTACCTGACGTGGAGGAACTTCTGCTGCCAAAAGTCGGATAAGATATCTAGAATTGAGAATAGCGTATGGGTCCTTAGCCCTGGTTGTTGTGAATGTTATGAAAAACTGATCCTAAACatgataataaaaataaaaaaacaacttaATATGTGCATAAGCATAACTAAAACTACTCAatatgagaaaaaaataatcatacatagtttgaaaaacaaaaacactaaTCCATATAGTTCAacatttattataaaataccaTATCCAATTCACATGAAATGCCATATTCTTCTAAAGATGATTCCAGCACCGGCCACGCTTCTTGCAAATCTGTTGCTGTTAAAAACCATGCAGAGACTCATAAGTAAGAAAGATTTGTTCTTTAACATAATTATCATAGTAATAATCATATTTGCTGGCCCGCCCCACTTCAgatttaaaacttaaaaataaattaaaaaggtTTGTCCTAAAATAAGTTTGAACCCCAGTGGGAAAATCCCACCATGCCCCACCTCATCTCCCATTCCAGGACTTACTCCAGTcacccttctctctcctttgtcTTTCTTCTAATTATTTGGTTCTTCTAGATTCTTTTATCTTGCTCACAGCCCACCCCGCCCTACCACAATCAGCGgctgcttctgcttcttcttctgtgaGTTCCCTGCGGCCTCTGATAAATTTATTGCCTATGGATtgttttaggattttttttattatttataaatttttggtttgtGGTTTTTGTCTGATTTAGGGTTCTAAATTAGCATAAGTATTGTTTAACTTAGACTTTAATCAGGGTTTTAGATTATGGTTTCATCTAGGGATTCAAATTAGGCTATGACTTTGGAGTTGTTTCTTTTAAATTCTCCCAAAAATATCATCGTTGCTAGAACGaaataagaaaaggaaattttcATGAGCAGGCTAACAAAACGGAAAAAATAAGAGaataagaagagagaaaagtaCTCGAGCGTCTACGAAAAGGCATAAGGAGAATGCTGTAATCAATTGGGCTATCTTCGTTCGATGCAGGGGGGCCAGACTTGTCCATCTCCATGTGGTTGACGCTTGGATCCTCCACGCCGTTCACTTTGTTATTCATCGCTCTTGTTTTGAAACCCTAGGCACAGACAGAGAATGAGTTTCTGCGGTGAATAATAATAgggtaaattttattttactacCCGGATGTTTACCAAAGTTAAGAGTTTAACTACCTAAGCAAAGGATCcattagtgtagtggtttggagtatttattCCCTCAGGCAAAGTCCTGAGTTCAAATCCTAACAaccgtgttgtgtgtgtgagtttaatatgctaacgcccctttcaataggaaatgtcctttaaataaaaaaaaaaaaagattttttttggtgtcatATCCAAAATGGATCCAGATCCTCTACTTTGATTTTCTCTATCATAATTTGCTTAACTTTTCACCATATGACACCTCatcaaaatttaatataagcGATTTAAAGTTTGACACGTCatctctaaaataaaaatctaatttaccattaattaaaaaataaaaaaggaaccCTAATTGAACTATCAAGAAACTTAACTcctccaaatttttttggtatctcctttctcttctttcgtTCTCTACAGCTTTTCAACCCAATTGCacaattaaattttctttttttaatgggagaaaatgcaattttcttattttgtattGGTTTGATTAAAGACAACTTTTTGTACTTCttttgttggtttgtttgCTGTAATCCTgagtctcttttttttctttactgtGCTCCCTACGCCCTGTTGGATTTGATCTTTTAGACttttttttggctttgttTCTCCTGATGataacaaaacattgaaatccaattcaaagccAGACAGAAAACCGACTAGTTTCGGTGAGAAAGGGGAAGTTCTGAATTGTTGCAGAGAtaggaagaaaaccaaaaaaacaccATGTAGAAGGGACCAATAAATAAGAGCTTGTAGCTGGGacaaaaaataagagaaaagtATGCCATCAAACAACCCCGGAATCCAGATATATTGAAACATGATTTCTCTTTTATCTAGAGGAAAAGCACGCCCTCCGTTTggatgaagaaattgaaacttacatagaattttaaaatgacggaatttcaatttccatcatttcaatttatggcaattgaagattttagtgtttggatttatgtatgttgaattttataaatagcacgatagaaattgtgaaataaCGCCTATTTTGATGGAAATTAAACTCGAGAAGTTGATGCTCCAATTTCCATGATTTTTTCCGCGcttcatttaataaattccgCGCTTAACTTGCCAAATAAaggaattgtcaatttctcctcTTAAATTCCCAACTTTTAGCTAAATTCCGAGTTGTTTTCTCTCATCCAAACGAAAGGCAAgaataccttcttttttttttttgggggtttttgaAACCACCCTCTTCATGGATATGggaagttattttttttatcttgtagaaaggaaagagaagagaTTACAGAGGTTTTGGGAAAGGAAATCTTGTAGAGGTCGTTAGttgggttagggttttttttggtttgtttttaaatttgtagtaaattgggtttttgttttaaagatataTGTCAAATTTTAAACTCTTTAGATCAAATTGTAATGAGTTGGTGTGTTGAGAATAAAAGTCAAGCAGATCATGTTAGGGAAAAGCAAAGCAGCAGAGGATCCGAATCCATTTATAGAATAGGTTTGCGTATTTGTAATGGTAATCGTCTTTGATGGTAACGGTTATGATAATGAGTTTTGATGATTGAGGTCATCGCCTATTGGGCTTTTATGAAAAAAGACCACTTCACATTCTATTTCAGTGAAttcactcaaaaataaaatacatattatttcttttacaTAAGCGATTTTAGGTAACGAAGGAGAGGGCCTGGCTGCAAGGGTTGTTGATACACAACAGGTACATAGGACAATATCTAAGGAAGAGATGTTGCATCTTTTTGAATTCGGTGATGATAAGAACCATGAGCTTGGCCAAGAAAATGGATGCTCGGACCAAAATATGACTAGTGAAGTTGAAATTTCGCCTAAACACAAAGTGCCTCTTTCTCAAGGAAGTTGCTGTTCTGACAAGCTAATAGAAGGCTTACTTGGCAAGCACCATCCAAGGTATGTTTCCATGTTCTTAGTATTTTCATAATCTATTGGTATATGATTTGGTTGCCTGGTTACGGCGGCCACCGTTGGCAACTTTACCCTCCTCACTCACTCTCTTACGGATGAACTACCTCGTTTTTAGGTCCtgacactactacattttacactttgcatgacgaagagaatttcgtcgcgcaaaatacattgtagtcgcacaaattttaacgcgttagaaacttcgtcgcgcagaatccgtcgcgcaaagatcgtgaagaaagactttgcgcgacaaaaaaatattggtcgcgcaaagttttgtgcaacaaaacacattggtcgcgcaaaggtttgcgcgacg comes from Prunus dulcis chromosome 6, ALMONDv2, whole genome shotgun sequence and encodes:
- the LOC117632549 gene encoding KRR1 small subunit processome component homolog isoform X3 — encoded protein: MNNKVNGVEDPSVNHMEMDKSGPPASNEDSPIDYSILLMPFRRRSTTDLQEAWPVLESSLEEYGISCELDMDQFFITFTTTRAKDPYAILNSRYLIRLLAAEVPPRQDKYVSRKKLLMTLPIQELEKLTGCSIYLRPNNDMVAAMGPIKGLKLVRSIVEDCIVHNMPPAHRVKRLANYVQAIKGVEALRL
- the LOC117632549 gene encoding KRR1 small subunit processome component homolog isoform X1, translated to MNNKVNGVEDPSVNHMEMDKSGPPASNEDSPIDYSILLMPFRRRSTTDLQEAWPVLESSLEEYGISCELDMDQFFITFTTTRAKDPYAILNSRYLIRLLAAEVPPRQALKVMYGMPCYLIYTGYHLGGLCSKFGIKTDKYVSRKKLLMTLPIQELEKLTGCSIYLRPNNDMVAAMGPIKGLKLVRSIVEDCIVHNMPPAHRVKRLANYVQAIKGVEALRL
- the LOC117632549 gene encoding KRR1 small subunit processome component homolog isoform X2, which codes for MNNKVNGVEDPSVNHMEMDKSGPPASNEDSPIDYSILLMPFRRRSNLQEAWPVLESSLEEYGISCELDMDQFFITFTTTRAKDPYAILNSRYLIRLLAAEVPPRQALKVMYGMPCYLIYTGYHLGGLCSKFGIKTDKYVSRKKLLMTLPIQELEKLTGCSIYLRPNNDMVAAMGPIKGLKLVRSIVEDCIVHNMPPAHRVKRLANYVQAIKGVEALRL